Proteins encoded in a region of the Mixophyes fleayi isolate aMixFle1 chromosome 5, aMixFle1.hap1, whole genome shotgun sequence genome:
- the LOC142158043 gene encoding uncharacterized protein LOC142158043 isoform X3 produces the protein MDLCVLPVIILLVYAPMSALFINDTTVAPPTGSKSDHMRNVSAILPGDPDLVVSLTITGKDFGELSVPTTPPNRSIGPAALPINVTNSSPDTDVETPTALSTVRREITSSTFTTGPHSTDKTTTGLLGASTSRPPTNKPPSTTAAEAGSTTSLVSLGPAATTITSTTTEITNTSPNYISNIITRTHYSLYETSSQKTTTLPTAVNTVSPAATTALTISNTTGSISTAATTASKMSNFTGSTSPAAKASPIVSNITSTTSLAATAPPIVSTITITTSLAATAPPIVSNITSTTSLAATASPIVSNITSTTSLAATAPPIVSNITSTTSLAATAPPIVSTITSTTSPAATTPRIVSNITSTTSPAATAPPILPIITVTTSPATTAKPIVSDITSTVSQATTTASRTSNFIGFTSPATTVPPIVSNITSTTSPAATVPPIVFNITSTTSPAAIAPPVVSNITSTVSQATTTASKNSNFIGSSSPASTAPPIVSNITITTSLAATLLPIVPIITVTTSPAATTAPIVSNITSTISPATTTAFRTSNFNGSTLAAATAPPIVSTITSTISPAATAPPIVSTITSTISQAATAPPVVSNITVTTSPAATAPPVVSTITSTISQAATIASRLSNFTEYTSPAATAPPIVFNFTGSILPTFTTAPIVSNVITTLPDRRTSPIRSNITDPKSPATTTAPIVPNITSTTPTSDDATSPSADTGSNSKGTVLLKVKLKIFPSGSLDDTMHAVLQQTCLMLAQHLPAKDLTLTWTQNKTSLNCGSILGINC, from the exons ATGGATCTCTGTGTGCTGCCAGTAATTATCCTGTTGGTCTATG CCCCCATGTCTGCATTATTTATAAACGACACCACTGTGGCACCCCCCACAGGAAGCAAGAGTGACCACATGAgaaatgtcagtgcaattttaCCGGGGGATCCAGACCTCGTTGTCTCTCTGACCATCACCGGTAAAGACTTTGGGGAACTCAGTGTACCCACAACTCCTCCGAACAGATCGATCGGGCCAGCTGCATTACCGATTAATGTTACAAATTCTTCACCAGACACAGATGTGGAAACCCCAACAGCGTTATCTACTGTAAGAAGAGAGATCACATCATCCACATTTACTACAGGACCGCATAGCACTGATAAAACCACTACGGGGCTTCTAGGAGCGTCTACTTCACGACCACCGACTAACAAACCACCATCTACTACAGCTGCAGAAGCTGGTTCTACCACGTCTCTGGTTAGCTTAGGGCCAGCGGCCACCACCATCACATCAACCACAACAGAGATCACTAATACTTCCCCAAATTACATCTCTAATATCATCACCAGAACACACTACTCTTTATATGAGACCAGTTCTCAGAAAACCACCACATTACCAACTGCTGTCAACACCGTGTCACCAGCTGCCACCACTGCACTGACAATATCTAATACCACAGGCTCCATATCAACAGCTGCCACAACTGCATCTAAAATGTCTAATTTCACTGGATCAACATCACCAGCTGCCAAAGCTTCCCCAATAGTGTCTAATATCACTTCTACCACATCACTGGCTGCCACGGCTCCACCAATAGTGTCTACTATCACCATTACCACATCACTGGCTGCCACGGCTCCACCAATAGTGTCTAATATCACTTCTACCACATCACTGGCTGCCACGGCTTCCCCAATAGTGTCTAATATCACTTCTACCACATCACTGGCTGCCACAGCTCCACCAATAGTGTCTAATATCACTTCTACCACATCACTGGCTGCCACGGCTCCACCAATAGTGTCTACTatcaccagtaccacatcacCAGCTGCCACAACTCCACGAATAGTGTCTAATatcaccagtaccacatcacCAGCTGCCACAGCTCCACCAATACTGCCTATAATCACCGTTACCACATCACCAGCTACCACAGCTAAACCAATAGTGTCTGATATTACCAGTACTGTATCACAAGCAACCACCACTGCATCTAGAACTTCCAATTTCATTGGTTTCACATCACCAGCCACCACAGTTCCACCAATAGTGTCTAATatcaccagtaccacatcacCAGCCGCCACAGTTCCACCAATAGTGTTTAATatcaccagtaccacatcacCAGCTGCCATAGCTCCGCCAGTAGTGTCTAATATTACCAGTACTGTATCACAAGCAACCACCACTGCATCTAAAAATTCCAATTTCATTGGATCCTCATCACCAGCTTCCACAGCTCCACCAATAGTGTCTAATATCACCATTACTACATCACTGGCTGCCACCCTTTTACCAATAGTGCCTATAATCACCGTTACCACATCACCAGCTGCCACAACTGCACCAATAGTGTCTAATATCACCAGCACCATATCTCCAGCTACTACAACTGCATTTAGAACTTCTAATTTCAATGGATCCACATTGGCAGCTGCCACAGCTCCACCAATCGTGTCTACTATCACCAGTACTATATCCCCAGCTGCCACAGCTCCACCAATCGTGTCTACTATCACCAGTACTATATCACAAGCAGCCACAGCTCCACCAGTAGTGTCTAATATAACTGTCACCACATCACCAGCTGCCACAGCTCCACCAGTAGTGTCTACTATCACCAGTACTatatcacaagcagccacaattGCATCTAGATTGTCTAATTTCACTGAATACACATCGCCAGCTGCCACAGCTCCCCCGATAGTGTTTAATTTTACTGGCTCCATATTGCCAACTTTTACAACTGCACCAATAGTGTCTAATGTCATCACCACATTACCAGATCGTAGAACTTCCCCAATAAGGTCTAATATCACTGACCCCAA ATCACCAGCTACCACAACCGCTCCAATAGTGCCTAATATCACCAGCACAACACCAACATCAGATGATGCAACCTCACCCTCCGCTGATACAGGGAGTAACTCCAAAG GGACTGTGTTGTTGAAGGTGAAGTTGAAGATCTTTCCTTCTGGCAGCCTTGATGATACAATGCATGCAGTTTTACAACAG
- the LOC142158043 gene encoding uncharacterized protein LOC142158043 isoform X2 — MSALFINDTTVAPPTGSKSDHMRNVSAILPGDPDLVVSLTITGKDFGELSVPTTPPNRSIGPAALPINVTNSSPDTDVETPTALSTVRREITSSTFTTGPHSTDKTTTGLLGASTSRPPTNKPPSTTAAEAGSTTSLVSLGPAATTITSTTTEITNTSPNYISNIITRTHYSLYETSSQKTTTLPTAVNTVSPAATTALTISNTTGSISTAATTASKMSNFTGSTSPAAKASPIVSNITSTTSLAATAPPIVSTITITTSLAATAPPIVSNITSTTSLAATASPIVSNITSTTSLAATAPPIVSNITSTTSLAATAPPIVSTITSTTSPAATTPRIVSNITSTTSPAATAPPILPIITVTTSPATTAKPIVSDITSTVSQATTTASRTSNFIGFTSPATTVPPIVSNITSTTSPAATVPPIVFNITSTTSPAAIAPPVVSNITSTVSQATTTASKNSNFIGSSSPASTAPPIVSNITITTSLAATLLPIVPIITVTTSPAATTAPIVSNITSTISPATTTAFRTSNFNGSTLAAATAPPIVSTITSTISPAATAPPIVSTITSTISQAATAPPVVSNITVTTSPAATAPPVVSTITSTISQAATIASRLSNFTEYTSPAATAPPIVFNFTGSILPTFTTAPIVSNVITTLPDRRTSPIRSNITDPKSAATKTAPMLSNIPNIRSPATTTAPIVPNITSTTPTSDDATSPSADTGSNSKGTVLLKVKLKIFPSGSLDDTMHAVLQQTCLMLAQHLPAKDLTLTWTQNKTSLNCGSILGINC; from the exons ATGTCTGCATTATTTATAAACGACACCACTGTGGCACCCCCCACAGGAAGCAAGAGTGACCACATGAgaaatgtcagtgcaattttaCCGGGGGATCCAGACCTCGTTGTCTCTCTGACCATCACCGGTAAAGACTTTGGGGAACTCAGTGTACCCACAACTCCTCCGAACAGATCGATCGGGCCAGCTGCATTACCGATTAATGTTACAAATTCTTCACCAGACACAGATGTGGAAACCCCAACAGCGTTATCTACTGTAAGAAGAGAGATCACATCATCCACATTTACTACAGGACCGCATAGCACTGATAAAACCACTACGGGGCTTCTAGGAGCGTCTACTTCACGACCACCGACTAACAAACCACCATCTACTACAGCTGCAGAAGCTGGTTCTACCACGTCTCTGGTTAGCTTAGGGCCAGCGGCCACCACCATCACATCAACCACAACAGAGATCACTAATACTTCCCCAAATTACATCTCTAATATCATCACCAGAACACACTACTCTTTATATGAGACCAGTTCTCAGAAAACCACCACATTACCAACTGCTGTCAACACCGTGTCACCAGCTGCCACCACTGCACTGACAATATCTAATACCACAGGCTCCATATCAACAGCTGCCACAACTGCATCTAAAATGTCTAATTTCACTGGATCAACATCACCAGCTGCCAAAGCTTCCCCAATAGTGTCTAATATCACTTCTACCACATCACTGGCTGCCACGGCTCCACCAATAGTGTCTACTATCACCATTACCACATCACTGGCTGCCACGGCTCCACCAATAGTGTCTAATATCACTTCTACCACATCACTGGCTGCCACGGCTTCCCCAATAGTGTCTAATATCACTTCTACCACATCACTGGCTGCCACAGCTCCACCAATAGTGTCTAATATCACTTCTACCACATCACTGGCTGCCACGGCTCCACCAATAGTGTCTACTatcaccagtaccacatcacCAGCTGCCACAACTCCACGAATAGTGTCTAATatcaccagtaccacatcacCAGCTGCCACAGCTCCACCAATACTGCCTATAATCACCGTTACCACATCACCAGCTACCACAGCTAAACCAATAGTGTCTGATATTACCAGTACTGTATCACAAGCAACCACCACTGCATCTAGAACTTCCAATTTCATTGGTTTCACATCACCAGCCACCACAGTTCCACCAATAGTGTCTAATatcaccagtaccacatcacCAGCCGCCACAGTTCCACCAATAGTGTTTAATatcaccagtaccacatcacCAGCTGCCATAGCTCCGCCAGTAGTGTCTAATATTACCAGTACTGTATCACAAGCAACCACCACTGCATCTAAAAATTCCAATTTCATTGGATCCTCATCACCAGCTTCCACAGCTCCACCAATAGTGTCTAATATCACCATTACTACATCACTGGCTGCCACCCTTTTACCAATAGTGCCTATAATCACCGTTACCACATCACCAGCTGCCACAACTGCACCAATAGTGTCTAATATCACCAGCACCATATCTCCAGCTACTACAACTGCATTTAGAACTTCTAATTTCAATGGATCCACATTGGCAGCTGCCACAGCTCCACCAATCGTGTCTACTATCACCAGTACTATATCCCCAGCTGCCACAGCTCCACCAATCGTGTCTACTATCACCAGTACTATATCACAAGCAGCCACAGCTCCACCAGTAGTGTCTAATATAACTGTCACCACATCACCAGCTGCCACAGCTCCACCAGTAGTGTCTACTATCACCAGTACTatatcacaagcagccacaattGCATCTAGATTGTCTAATTTCACTGAATACACATCGCCAGCTGCCACAGCTCCCCCGATAGTGTTTAATTTTACTGGCTCCATATTGCCAACTTTTACAACTGCACCAATAGTGTCTAATGTCATCACCACATTACCAGATCGTAGAACTTCCCCAATAAGGTCTAATATCACTGACCCCAAGTCAGCAGCTACCAAAACTGCTCCGATGTTGTCTAATATCCCAAACATCAGATCACCAGCTACCACAACCGCTCCAATAGTGCCTAATATCACCAGCACAACACCAACATCAGATGATGCAACCTCACCCTCCGCTGATACAGGGAGTAACTCCAAAG GGACTGTGTTGTTGAAGGTGAAGTTGAAGATCTTTCCTTCTGGCAGCCTTGATGATACAATGCATGCAGTTTTACAACAG
- the LOC142158043 gene encoding uncharacterized protein LOC142158043 isoform X1 produces MDLCVLPVIILLVYAPMSALFINDTTVAPPTGSKSDHMRNVSAILPGDPDLVVSLTITGKDFGELSVPTTPPNRSIGPAALPINVTNSSPDTDVETPTALSTVRREITSSTFTTGPHSTDKTTTGLLGASTSRPPTNKPPSTTAAEAGSTTSLVSLGPAATTITSTTTEITNTSPNYISNIITRTHYSLYETSSQKTTTLPTAVNTVSPAATTALTISNTTGSISTAATTASKMSNFTGSTSPAAKASPIVSNITSTTSLAATAPPIVSTITITTSLAATAPPIVSNITSTTSLAATASPIVSNITSTTSLAATAPPIVSNITSTTSLAATAPPIVSTITSTTSPAATTPRIVSNITSTTSPAATAPPILPIITVTTSPATTAKPIVSDITSTVSQATTTASRTSNFIGFTSPATTVPPIVSNITSTTSPAATVPPIVFNITSTTSPAAIAPPVVSNITSTVSQATTTASKNSNFIGSSSPASTAPPIVSNITITTSLAATLLPIVPIITVTTSPAATTAPIVSNITSTISPATTTAFRTSNFNGSTLAAATAPPIVSTITSTISPAATAPPIVSTITSTISQAATAPPVVSNITVTTSPAATAPPVVSTITSTISQAATIASRLSNFTEYTSPAATAPPIVFNFTGSILPTFTTAPIVSNVITTLPDRRTSPIRSNITDPKSAATKTAPMLSNIPNIRSPATTTAPIVPNITSTTPTSDDATSPSADTGSNSKGTVLLKVKLKIFPSGSLDDTMHAVLQQTCLMLAQHLPAKDLTLTWTQNKTSLNCGSILGINC; encoded by the exons ATGGATCTCTGTGTGCTGCCAGTAATTATCCTGTTGGTCTATG CCCCCATGTCTGCATTATTTATAAACGACACCACTGTGGCACCCCCCACAGGAAGCAAGAGTGACCACATGAgaaatgtcagtgcaattttaCCGGGGGATCCAGACCTCGTTGTCTCTCTGACCATCACCGGTAAAGACTTTGGGGAACTCAGTGTACCCACAACTCCTCCGAACAGATCGATCGGGCCAGCTGCATTACCGATTAATGTTACAAATTCTTCACCAGACACAGATGTGGAAACCCCAACAGCGTTATCTACTGTAAGAAGAGAGATCACATCATCCACATTTACTACAGGACCGCATAGCACTGATAAAACCACTACGGGGCTTCTAGGAGCGTCTACTTCACGACCACCGACTAACAAACCACCATCTACTACAGCTGCAGAAGCTGGTTCTACCACGTCTCTGGTTAGCTTAGGGCCAGCGGCCACCACCATCACATCAACCACAACAGAGATCACTAATACTTCCCCAAATTACATCTCTAATATCATCACCAGAACACACTACTCTTTATATGAGACCAGTTCTCAGAAAACCACCACATTACCAACTGCTGTCAACACCGTGTCACCAGCTGCCACCACTGCACTGACAATATCTAATACCACAGGCTCCATATCAACAGCTGCCACAACTGCATCTAAAATGTCTAATTTCACTGGATCAACATCACCAGCTGCCAAAGCTTCCCCAATAGTGTCTAATATCACTTCTACCACATCACTGGCTGCCACGGCTCCACCAATAGTGTCTACTATCACCATTACCACATCACTGGCTGCCACGGCTCCACCAATAGTGTCTAATATCACTTCTACCACATCACTGGCTGCCACGGCTTCCCCAATAGTGTCTAATATCACTTCTACCACATCACTGGCTGCCACAGCTCCACCAATAGTGTCTAATATCACTTCTACCACATCACTGGCTGCCACGGCTCCACCAATAGTGTCTACTatcaccagtaccacatcacCAGCTGCCACAACTCCACGAATAGTGTCTAATatcaccagtaccacatcacCAGCTGCCACAGCTCCACCAATACTGCCTATAATCACCGTTACCACATCACCAGCTACCACAGCTAAACCAATAGTGTCTGATATTACCAGTACTGTATCACAAGCAACCACCACTGCATCTAGAACTTCCAATTTCATTGGTTTCACATCACCAGCCACCACAGTTCCACCAATAGTGTCTAATatcaccagtaccacatcacCAGCCGCCACAGTTCCACCAATAGTGTTTAATatcaccagtaccacatcacCAGCTGCCATAGCTCCGCCAGTAGTGTCTAATATTACCAGTACTGTATCACAAGCAACCACCACTGCATCTAAAAATTCCAATTTCATTGGATCCTCATCACCAGCTTCCACAGCTCCACCAATAGTGTCTAATATCACCATTACTACATCACTGGCTGCCACCCTTTTACCAATAGTGCCTATAATCACCGTTACCACATCACCAGCTGCCACAACTGCACCAATAGTGTCTAATATCACCAGCACCATATCTCCAGCTACTACAACTGCATTTAGAACTTCTAATTTCAATGGATCCACATTGGCAGCTGCCACAGCTCCACCAATCGTGTCTACTATCACCAGTACTATATCCCCAGCTGCCACAGCTCCACCAATCGTGTCTACTATCACCAGTACTATATCACAAGCAGCCACAGCTCCACCAGTAGTGTCTAATATAACTGTCACCACATCACCAGCTGCCACAGCTCCACCAGTAGTGTCTACTATCACCAGTACTatatcacaagcagccacaattGCATCTAGATTGTCTAATTTCACTGAATACACATCGCCAGCTGCCACAGCTCCCCCGATAGTGTTTAATTTTACTGGCTCCATATTGCCAACTTTTACAACTGCACCAATAGTGTCTAATGTCATCACCACATTACCAGATCGTAGAACTTCCCCAATAAGGTCTAATATCACTGACCCCAAGTCAGCAGCTACCAAAACTGCTCCGATGTTGTCTAATATCCCAAACATCAGATCACCAGCTACCACAACCGCTCCAATAGTGCCTAATATCACCAGCACAACACCAACATCAGATGATGCAACCTCACCCTCCGCTGATACAGGGAGTAACTCCAAAG GGACTGTGTTGTTGAAGGTGAAGTTGAAGATCTTTCCTTCTGGCAGCCTTGATGATACAATGCATGCAGTTTTACAACAG